In Alnus glutinosa chromosome 7, dhAlnGlut1.1, whole genome shotgun sequence, the sequence accTTCAAATAGTGTACAACTTTTTTACAACTTAGTGACGTTGCATGTCGTCATGTAATTTGAGTGtattacatttatttttagtAGTTGATGTAACTTCAATCACATGTTAATATGCGTTAACAAGTTGTAAAAAAGTTATAGAGTAGTTGTAGATCTAGCATTACCCAAATTGAACATTTTAGCAACTCGTGAAAAAGGATTATAGTTGTActctgttagaatattaattaagtgtttaaaattcatcatttcttattagcttatAATTTTGGGACAACGTTTTAAATCTACAAAGGTCGTTGTACAGATTTGACAGCTTGACGGCCACCGCTAAGGCCGCCATATCACCACCACTTTTCTCAATCAGGCACCGCCACTGTGGTagaacccattttttttaaaatttttgttttattttataaaaatatttcttaaatattattttttacaaaacacttcaaaactttaccaaaaccaattttcaacttttctcaagTATGGTCCCCcatcaaattaattttcaaaagaaaaacgtGAAACACTCTCAAAGCTATTGTGAAAGCATTTGGATCCTTTCCGGTTCAAAATGAACCGAAGAGGAGCCGGTTACTTTAAGTGAAAAGAtaaaattgtctaaaaaaaaatgaaaggataaTTTTATCCTTAATTTTACACTAATTGTTCTTGTTCGGCTCCAATGAATTAGAGGGAATCCTTGTCCATACTAATTAAAGAGGCCCAACtgaattttcttcttcaactCCGACTACACACTCTATGAAGCAGTGTGTACGACATTAAAACtaggaaaattaaattaaattaaattaataatctCAACTGATTAACTAGAATATGCTAGCTAGTGGATCAAGTTTATTTTTTCCAAGAGAAAAATTGACAACTTTAAGTTCCACTTCCACATTGTAGTAGGTGGTGTGCACGACTTTAGAACTAAGAAAgacaaataaattataaaactgAACTGATTGGCTAAGAATATACCATAACCTAATTTTTGGCTACGCTAGGATGAAGTACGTGAACGTACGCTCTGAGAGGCGGACAAGGAAGAATTTAAAGCGTTGACATTGACACAGTACTGTTGGCTTCAATTTGGATATTATGGACTTGAGACTCTTCGGCAGTACTTCACATTATCCTCGAATGAAAAAAGCCTAAATCTAAATGAAAAAACCcacttttatcttattattgTCTACGTCGATTAATAATATGAGAGATATTAGAGAGAATGTAATGGAATCTtgattttttaacaatattattgatcCAAGTAAATAAAGGTGAGATGAGAGTGGGACaccaagcatttttttttttaatcgtcatatttaaattttttaaacacgtagaaggatatatatatatataacacgaAATTCATTCAACTTTCTGCACGTACGTGAAAACAATATAAAAGGAACCCACACGAAGTTTTTATTATATTGCTGTTACATGCACAACACGAAAGTTTGGTTGGATGGAATACATTGCAATTGCAGACAAAGTCAAACAATTGCAGAATGTGAATTGAAACAATTAcataaattatcaaattatttgaatcacacacacacacacacacacacacacacacacatacatatatatattaattagaacCATACTTTTCTTTGGCGTTCTTAATAGCTTCGTTGGTGGTGCTACGACCGCCATCCAAGATTAGGTTGAGGCCACTCACGTACTTGGACTCATCGCTCGCCAAGAACAGTGCTGCCTCTGCAACATCCTCGGTCCTAAACACCACCCCTTTCAGATTTGCCGCTGAACAAATCATGTCTTCCAATGTTTTCTTATCTTGTATTCCACACACATTCCTTAGCAAAGGAGTGGCCACGCCGGATGGCGATAGGCAATTAACTCTAATTCCATACTCCCCCAACTCCACACACAAATTCTTGGTCAATCCCACCACCGCATGCTTGGACGCCGTGTAGATGTGCGGGGTTTCTCCATGTATCACTGACGCAGTGCTTGATGTGAATAAAATGCTGCCTTTTTTGGCTGGAATCATTACTTTGGCAGCATGTTTGGCTGCCAGGAATCCCCCCAAGACGTTCACGTTAAAGACCCTGTTGTATTTCTTGAGGTCAAAGTCTAAGATGCTGCTATCAGCGTTGGTAACTCCTGCGTTGCTGAACAATATGTCAAGTTTTCCATGCTTTGAGACCGCGGTTTCGACAGCATTTTGGACGTCAGACTCGTTGGTAACATCGCAATGGACATAGGAGATGTCATCAGTATTGGTGCCTATGTCGCGGCATACGGAGTACCCAAGTTCGTCTTGTACGTCAGCAATGATAACCTTAGCACCATGCTGAACGAATAGCCTCGCCGTAGCCTCGCCCATTCCACTAGCGCCTCCGGTTATCAAGGCCACCTTCCCTTCCAACCTGCATAATCAAAAGCTTAattagttttctttcttttgtttcaatGGCCAATACATGCATGTAAGATATCGatggacaaaaaaaaacaaaaacaaaaacaaatgtgTTATGATTGATCAATAAAGACGTACATGCATTGCACCGATAGCTTAATTTGCTTACCTCTTGGCAATGGGAGCTGGCAACGAAGCACCTTCCATCTTTAGCTTATTGTTTGTGATAATGTGAGAGTGTTTTGATTTTCAATGTGAAGATCAGCTGGTTTGGAGGGCCTTTTATAAGCAAAAAGGCTATGTTTATTTCTACGAAACCAACATTATTTTACTATTAATTTCCAAGGGTGTATGTGGGGTGATGATCCTATCCATTtcattgtataaaaaaaaaaagtaaacattaattttaaattctaaccctaaaataattattatttatttaaggtGTGAACTGTGATTTTTTAAGTGTGTGTTGAGCACGTATGGTCTACAAAGGAGAGCCGTAGACCcaaaatatatttatgccttaaaagactataaattgttttataaattataaaagcatACATGCTCAACAATATTCCTTGGTTAATTGATGAAGCTCTTTTACAAATAATTAAGCGCCGAAAAATAATTGATAAGAGTCAAAGGTGGTGTAAAGAAATAGATATATATGGTCATATTTCGTACATTTACTGATTGCATATATCAAAACTATTGGCTCTTCCGTTAGATGATTTAGGCGGTCGTCTAAGGTTTTAGTGGAAGAAGGCCCCGTAATTATAACATTGGTGACATTGTAAaagtatagatttttttttttttttttttttttaaaaaaaagataggttcataaaaaaaaaaaatgtgcgtTCTCGATCTTCTTTGAGAGACTTGACTCCTACGGAAAAAAATCAAAGGTCAAAGCCCAAAAACACATTTATtttggtaaaagaaaaaaaggaaaaaagaaagtgcATTATCGCTAAGATTCTATTTGGTAGACTCTGAAACTCCCCACATAGAAAAATCAACCGTCATgcaatgattttcttttttaaaaaaaaattgtattatctCTCTCTTTGGGAGACTCTAGAACTCccacagaaaataaaaaatgtcccAAGCCAGGAActcaaatcttttttctttttcttttaattttattttatttttttaaaaaaagtaatctTATTCTTTAAACAATCACTCCAACAAATTACCAAAATCTCTGCAACAATTTTGCACTAATGGAGTGGGAGGTGCATGAACACTGTTACAAGTTCGCTCGCTTGACTGTAAGCCAGCTCTAGCTTAAGATCTCTCCGCCTCTGCCTCTAGTCTCGCACCCATTTCTCGCCCttatacttattattattattattattattattatataatttttttttccttattgcaAGTCAAACGGCCACactataaattcgaaaaaaaaaaaaaaaaaaacactcattactaattattaaaaaaaaaaatttattttcttgtgcAGGTGAAGATCGAGTGTTATAAAGTAAGCCTatgttgaattattttattatgtaactttcttattaataaatatttttaattataaatttttaccaaaaatatgCATTAGATATGaaaaaacttttaagataaaagaataagaagttAATGAATATTAAAATGAATTTGTAGAGGCAAATTTCTAACTACAATATGAGGTTGAATctcaaaaggaaaataaataaataaataattatttaatatttaaatattataaaaaaaagccTCACCAAAAATATTCGCCTAAGGCCTCGATCACCAACCATAGAAGTTATAGAACCGGACAAAGTAATCATTAACAACTACGTACGTTGACAATTAACTGAAcctggagttttttttttggccgtACAACTGTGCAAGGGGAAAAATTGATTCGTCGACAGTTGACTCGTACGTACCAACCAATAATTGATTCGagtttttctattaattaaattaatcaatgTTAATGTTATTTCAAatgataacaatttttttattttctatttgtaaATGTGGAGACTGATCGATTGTATATTCCCCCTGGATGGCTGGATTGGCCCTCCGATCCCTCCCAAAAAGAGTTGAAACATGTTAGAGGCTCATTTCTTATTTGGGGGCTGGACGGAGATGGATAGAAGATAATTTGAGAATATGCATCATGTTAGTTGTTTAGagtttataaaagaaaaaccaatacTGTAAAAAAGGCATGAAAAGTGTAACATTCAAGGAGTTTATTGGgataattaagaatattttggtaTTAATATTGGTATAATTAAGTTAACTAAAATATATTTGGAATTATGTTCTTAATTTAGTTTGAGAAATGGACAGCTCAAACTTGGCTCAAAGAGAAATGAAACTTTTGGagctttgaaaattttaaaagttttgttttaaaagaataaattaataaaaataaataactaaataatagTAGGTTCCAGATTTTGTATTGTGCTGGAGGTTGGTAAGTCCATGTCGATCTAAATGGACTCGATTTTAATTTGGAGGAAGTCAACTTTATATTAAGCAACCCACCTTCACTGGTTCACATAAGCACTAgatcactacaaaataaaaaaaataaaaaaaaaaagaaaaaaagaaaaaaagaaaaaaggcattTCTTGGCATTTATTATGTGTCAAGAAGTAGGTATTAAATGTCAAGAAACAATTCCTTACTTTTAATTCCTTACATATCTCCAATGTCGCAGTTTTGTAGTCAAGAAAGTTTATTTCTTGGCACCTAACTTATGTGTCAGGAAAATTTCCTGACACATAAGTTATGTgtcaataaaattgattttctgACACATGATATATGTGTAGGGAATTAATTTTGCTGGCACATAAATCATGTGCCAAGAAACTCAATTTTCTGGCACATATATATGTGCCACGAAACATAATTTTCGCACATAAATATATGTCAGTAAACTGTGTTTCATGGCACATATATAGGTGCCAGCAAACTATGTCTCATGGCACATGATTTATGTGCCAGCAATTTTAATTTCCTGCACGTTTCATTGCACATGATTTATGTGCCACTAAACCTTAGTTCATGTGCCAGGAAAGttgattttcaatttaaaaaatttgactatACTAGAATTATtccaaaataatcaatttctttaaaaccttataaaatatataatcaaaattgacaaataaccaagggaaaacatattatatatttaattaatataacaaaatagCATCAAACAATCCcaattattaattaagaaacatcCAAGTACTATACTAGTtgctacaaaaaattaatatgatcaatCTCATAGTCATCAACAAGCTACAAAAGTATTTAGTTAGATTTTTAATCAATCCGGACTGTGTCTCCCCATTCCTGAAGGTGTATATCCCAAGTCCTTGCATTTTGTCTGCAAAATATTCCCCAACATGTATTCTCATTCCTGCATTTTCATATGAAGCATATTAGTCTAAGACAGTAGAAAGTAGCAAATAAAATGAATGTCAATTATAAAGTAGTTCAACATACACATATTGAACAAATTGTCCTATACACCCATGACCCATTAATCTAACATGTGCAAATCagactctatatatatatatatatatatatatatatatatatatatatatatatatatatatatatatatatatatatatatataatattaaaaaaaaaaactagttgtatatagatatttaacaataaatagataaatattttaactatatatttatacataaacATTTTAGTTAAGACATAAATTCGTTACAAGCTGAGTTGTACGAAAATTCCTCCGTACGTATGACATAATGcgatagaaaatatatatagtttgaagGATCTTCCTCcgatatattaaattttaattcagcAAATCTTTAACCATTAAATTTTATCCGCAAAGGAGAAACATGATAAAAGGGGAAAAGTTCCTTAATTCACAGCACATCATTTACCGTTAGTAAATATCAAAACGctttcaagatttttttattgttcCCACTTCTCATTCTAATGATGATTTCTAATGCTCCTTAATTCCGCAATGCATGATTAATATTCATAGATCTAGATGTATAATAATTAGCATGTGCCGTTCTTAATTAATGTGTTTTGTCTCTTGTTCGAAGGTCACATATGTGGCTAAATCTCTTTGTACCAAAATCTCATATCTCAGGCTTCAATTCTGGTGTTTTCAAGGATATTGTTCTGAAACGGAATATTACCACAGGACTTGTTCTTTTTTACCCCATGAACCGAAACAAGTAGGTCTTCTGAAATACCATCTAAATTCgtacatatatacacacatgcAACCTAATCCATACTGAATCTTCCTAATCAAACCTAATTAAGGACAAGGTTTAGAGCCTTAGGATTCATAAGTACATTCAACCTATAGCTAAATTAAATTTACATGGAAGTAAATAATTGCTAGCAAAACACATTGAAATGTGGGTCAATGGGAAAGTAAGGAAACTTCCACCAACCcagattctttttaaaaagctACAATTGTACTAGAGATAAGAGAACAACCACCATTATACCTCCATTTCAGTTGTTTTTCTTTGCACTACATAAATTACTTTGCATATATATAGGATTCGTTTACTGAAGATAAAAAAGCAGTCTAACCCCTTTAGAACACAAACACACAGTCTAACCTGAGAAACTACAACAATTCCAATCAACTAATCATGAATAACCTAAACTACAACTATttacccaagaaaaaaaaaaaaaaaacctccttgATAAAACCTTTTGTGTCTATCACCATTCCTCCACTTCTTCCTCTTAAAACAATCATCAAAACAGagcatattttaatttactctAAAAATCCTAAAATGAAAACCCTATCTAAATTTGACCTCACAGAATAAGAAAACtctaaataaaaatcatcagtAGTTTATCATTCTCTGAAAGATGACATGTACGGAAGatatcgagagagagagagagagagagagagagagagagagagatcagtaCTGAGATGGAGAGAtatgaggggaaaaaaagattgaaaaaaaaacacaaataatgcTACTTATAGGAGATGAGGGAGATATGAGGggaaaaagattgaaaataaataaataaataatgctaCTTACAGGAGATGAGGGAGAGATATGAGgggaaaaagattgaaaaaaaaaaaaaacaaataatgctACTTACGGGAGATCGATGAGGGAGAGATATGAGGGGAAAAAGAGCAAAAAGATaggaaaaaataatactaaTGCGTACGTGTGCATTAGTTAGTAAAGGAAAACTGATTGAATCGTGAAAACAGAATTAGAATTAGGCGGGCTtttaattttgccaaaaatattcATGGCATATGTCTAAATGTCaggaatttaaaattatatgacattaaattataatattctgGCACATATTTAAAAGccacaaatttttttacaattttcttgaccaataaaattatgtgtCAAGAAAGTACGTTTAACATTCTTGGCACATTGTGAAATGTcaggaatttttttcttttttcctgacaTTTTTTGACAATGTgctacaataaaaaatattatcctgaCATTTATATTAATGTCAAGATTAAAACGTCAAGAAAGACATCATAGAATAACTTAGATTAATTTGTAAACTCTAGAGCTTACATAAATGGGTTGAAAAGTCTAAGATTTTATTTcaggttaaatatatatttgattctCGTACATCACATGTACAACAAGGGTACAACatccctctcacatggggtgggccccAAGTATGTGGGatccaccccatgtgagaggggtaTTGTATCCTTATTGTACATGTGttgtacatttatcattttccatatAGAAATACTAAATTTTGAAGAATATGCTGTTACGTACTCATTTACCCCTTCGGTTTCTTGGTTATAGCACCTCAATGCATGCATGGTGGTGGTCAACGTGCAACGAAAGCTACCGCATTTTGTAGTCTCCCAGTAAAACTACGTACTAATATCAATATCAAGACCAGTCTGTAGTTTGAGGGGCATAACTATGGGACGAACTTTTCAGTGTTTGAACCTACATTCATTACCTGCAATGTCGTGTAAAGTTATTTAATAGATTGCTATATTCGGTTAGATTCTAAGCCAACAACAGACTTGAAAAAAGATTATAAGTGTGCAATCTTAATTAATACACGGAAAATATAAGCGGAGCCACCCTCTTGaccaaagggaaaaaaaaaaaaaaaatactgactTAGTACTTCCATCTATTAtggcccttggaggtggccTAACCATCCCCATGagttggttcggccaccccagacctgAGCCACCTATatctcttatttttctcttctttttttttttttcattttttttttttttttaggattggTAGACATTGAAACACTTTTTTCGagaatttaattttaacatgatgtgtcacaatcccatgagatctatcattttgggagATGTGTCACAATATCATAAAATTGTGATATTATGATATTTAGATGAAAATTTAGAtgaaaaaatagacaaaaatactaagtcaatttttttttaaaattcagatAACATatgtaaaacaaaataaaactaaaatattaaaaaaaataaaatttttaaaccacaaatatcaaatttgtatttaacccttttatttCGCTACATATTTGTTGTGCACAACTAGAAGTGAACCCTAGAAATTCCtcaaaaagaaaactgaagctGAACCCACACAATTCTGGAGAATTCACGCTTACTGTAGAACAATACTTCAACACATACTTGACACGTGTAGACgctagaaagaagagaaaatgccCACcgtttcatttcttttccttaaattCCAGATTTATCCTAGAATTTCTgcctataaaatataaatagtcGAACCTAGTGCAGTTATTTTCATTCATAAAATTTACTCTTTCTCACTGTCACACAGAGTGTGAGGTagatagaaaaaataaagaaaagaagtgaTAAATATTTAAAGTAGTGATAAGCTTTAGAGTTATTTAAAGTGAGAGTGCTAGCtagatataattattttatccTTAGTTTATGTCAATTATAgctattataatttaatttatgtttgtcTCGTTAAATTCTATTCCTTATTTTGatggatataattatatatggcTATTGAAAATCGCACATGAGATTTTCTTTAAAAGCAATATACGTTTGGGCTACTGTTGAGTCTAGATGGACTGCATTGGATACAACAATTGCTGAATGGGCTACTCTCCAAAAACAAACTTTTGTTGCGAATGACAAAGAAATGAATGCCATATGCTCAACACTTTGAATTCTCAAGGATTTCTAATTGTGAAACTGCTAAAGAAGTATAGGATATCATTGAAACTATATATGAAGGAGCCAAATTGGTTAAATCTGCTAAATTTCAAATGTtagtttttgaatttaaaaggATTAGAATGTTGGAGAATGAGACGTTTATTGAGTTTTATGATAGAATAAATGATCTTGGTAATTCTATGATTAATCTTGGAAAGAAGGTTTCAGATACAAAACTCATTAAGAAGATTTTTTAAATCTTTACCTAAAAGAtttagaatcaaggtgaccacaatTGAAGAAAGTAAGGATCTAGAtaacatgaaaattgaagaactcGTTGGGTCTCTTCTAACCTATGAGTTGTCTTTGCCCCCTGTCAAGAAAGCTAAATCTATTGCTCTCAAGGTTACAAAcggtaaaagaaaaaaattattctgaagaagaatctgaagATGAGGATGGTATAGCTATGATTGCTAGAATTCTCAGAGATTTATTGAATTCCAAATGGGATCTCGAAGGTACCGAACAATAAGAAGTTGAAACTAACAAAAATGATCATTGTGATCCTAAGTGTGTCGAATGTTCAGGTTTTGAGCACATCCAAGCTGATTGTGAAAACTTCAAGCAGGCAAACGAAAAGGCTTTCCATGCTACTTTCAATAATGATTCAAATAAGAATCAAAGGATTTTGGCTCTTATTGCTCCACATGTTGACTTTGAAGAATCCCATAGTGGTGATGAAGAATAACTGAAAGAGCCATGTAGAATCTTGTGCATCAAGTTCGAAGAGCTGAGAGAGACAAATCAAAAGAATGTGACCAAGGTTGTGGAAAAGAAATGGGTTTTATGCCTAGGAAAATTGGTGATTGTTTGAGAGTTAGTGTGAGGAGATGTTAGAACCCTCGTTGCGACTAGAGATTAGGTGCACCATCTCCTTGTGCAATATCTATTGCTGCTGCACCACTTGTTAAACTCATCGTTCTTATTCTCTCGCCTCTCGCCGCTCGTCGCTATCCTCTTTGACGCCATCCTGTGCTCATGTTGCAAAAGAGAGAGATCAAGAGAGGGAAtgacaatataaaaaatgacataaatttcttacaaacttattgttatatatatatatatatatagcacgaaATTCATTCAACTTTCTGCTAAAAGGAACCAAcacaaagtttttattttattgctatTACATGCACCAACAAGAAAGTTTGGTTGGATGGAATACATTGCAATTGGAGACAAAGTCAAACATTGCAGAATGTGAATATGAAAGGAtaattttatccttatttttatactaattgTTCTTGTCCGGTTCTAATGAACTAGAGAGGATCCTTGTACATACTAAAGAGGCCCAACtgaattttcttcttcaactCCGACTACACACTCTATGAAGTAGTGTGTACGACATTAAAACTAGGAAAATTgaattaaattaaggaaaaattgcaccgttggtccctgtggtatgccataattatttttcactccctatggtttaaaaagttcatgagagatctctgtggtatgtaataattacaaatcgatccctgacttcaaattctgttaaatttttaacagattccgtcaaatgccacgtcagcgccatgtgtcgtcatcttattggtgacacgttgacacgtggcgctgacatgtccaatcttaataaaaaaaaaaattttattaaaaaataaataaaaatacttatttttttaaaaaaaatttaaattcaaaaacaaaaaaagaaaaagaaaaaacaaaaatgggaaagggggtGGCATGCGGCCACCCAcaggcccgaaggccaccccctttcccatttttttttttttttttaattttaattttttttttaaaataagtattttttatttattttttaataaatttttatttttttattaagatggacacgtgtcggcaataagatggtgacacgtgttgctgacgtgtagggctaacagattccgtcaaaattgtggacggaaaatcgacccagagagtaaaacgtaattattgcatatcacagggatctcttatgaactttttaaaccatagggaatgaaaaataattatgacatatcacagagaccaacggtgcaattttcctttaaattaat encodes:
- the LOC133872296 gene encoding short chain aldehyde dehydrogenase 1-like, which encodes MEGASLPAPIAKRLEGKVALITGGASGMGEATARLFVQHGAKVIIADVQDELGYSVCRDIGTNTDDISYVHCDVTNESDVQNAVETAVSKHGKLDILFSNAGVTNADSSILDFDLKKYNRVFNVNVLGGFLAAKHAAKVMIPAKKGSILFTSSTASVIHGETPHIYTASKHAVVGLTKNLCVELGEYGIRVNCLSPSGVATPLLRNVCGIQDKKTLEDMICSAANLKGVVFRTEDVAEAALFLASDESKYVSGLNLILDGGRSTTNEAIKNAKEKYGSN